A segment of the Streptomyces diastaticus subsp. diastaticus genome:
GCTGGATGGAGGCGGGCAAGCTCAAGCGGCCGCAGTCCGGGGGGACGACGTCCTCCGGTCTGCCCCGCCGGGTGCCGAAGGCCAACCTGGTCGAGGGCACGGCCGAGCAGACCCCGCAGGGCGGCCCCCAGGTCTCCCGCGACCCCGAGGACGTGCGGGGCAGGCTCAGCAACCTGCGCCGCGGCGTCCAGCGGGGCCGCACCGCAGGAAGTGACACGAACGGCCAGGCTTCGCCGGATCAGCACCGCGGGCCTGACAGCACCTACGACCAGGAGCGTTAGTGTGAGCCCGATGAGCCAGGCGGCACAGAACCTGAACTGGTTGATCACCAATTTCGTGGACAACACCCCCGGGGTGTCGCACACGGTGGTGGTCTCCGCCGACGGACTCCTTCTGGCGATGTCCGAAGGCTTCCCCCGCGACCGCGCCGACCAGCTCGCCGCCGTCGCGTCCGGTCTGACCTCCCTCACCGCCGGGGCGTCCCGGATCTTCGAGGGCGGCGACGTGAATCAGACAGTTGTGGAGATGGAGCGGGGATTCCTCTTCATCATGTCCATTTCCGACGGCTCGTCCCTCGCGGTACTCGCCCACCCGGAGGCGGACATCGGTCTCATTGGGTACGAGATGGCCCTTCTCGTGGACCGCGCGGGTACGGTACTCACCCCCGATCTGCGGGCGGAGCTCCAGGGAAGCCTTCTCAACTGACAGACAGGCAGTACGTTTTAACGCCGCGTGGCCGTAAAGT
Coding sequences within it:
- a CDS encoding roadblock/LC7 domain-containing protein yields the protein MSQAAQNLNWLITNFVDNTPGVSHTVVVSADGLLLAMSEGFPRDRADQLAAVASGLTSLTAGASRIFEGGDVNQTVVEMERGFLFIMSISDGSSLAVLAHPEADIGLIGYEMALLVDRAGTVLTPDLRAELQGSLLN